From the genome of Bosea sp. Tri-49, one region includes:
- a CDS encoding NAD(P)/FAD-dependent oxidoreductase yields MAEPLIIVGKGMAATRLVDELSQRALGRYSIAVIGAEPRLAYNRVLLSPLLAGEIGEPEIELKPAAWWQARGVSMLYGKPVASIDRAAKTVTLADGLALPYGKLVLATGSKPLMPPVPGFELPGVATFRDVADVAHFRTVAATGARVVVIGGGLLGLEAAYGLARIGAKVTVLHLADRLMERQLDREGAGLLAGEITARGIDIRLNCTAERFVGEGRVEAVELTDGSAIPADLVVVAIGVRPRVDLAVAAGLDVNRGVDVDDGLASSDPSIFAIGECAEHRGLVYGLVEPAYEQARVLAMRLAGGTMRYTGSLLATNLKVSGVSVFSAGSVEPGEDDEVLLLRDPAMGVYRKFVLREGRLVGCVLVGDTTGALFYLGLIRSQQDISPIRADLPFGEAYCTPRAA; encoded by the coding sequence ATGGCCGAGCCGCTGATCATCGTCGGCAAGGGCATGGCGGCGACCAGGCTGGTCGACGAGCTCAGCCAGCGTGCGCTCGGCCGCTATTCGATCGCAGTGATCGGGGCCGAGCCGCGGCTCGCCTACAACCGGGTGCTGCTCTCGCCGCTGCTCGCCGGCGAGATCGGCGAGCCCGAGATCGAGCTCAAGCCCGCTGCCTGGTGGCAGGCGCGCGGCGTCTCGATGCTCTATGGCAAGCCGGTCGCCAGCATCGACCGGGCGGCGAAGACGGTGACCCTGGCCGATGGCTTGGCCCTGCCATACGGCAAGCTGGTCCTCGCTACTGGCTCAAAGCCGCTGATGCCGCCGGTGCCGGGCTTCGAGTTGCCCGGCGTCGCCACCTTCCGCGATGTCGCCGATGTCGCGCACTTCCGCACCGTCGCCGCGACCGGCGCGCGCGTCGTGGTGATCGGCGGCGGTCTGCTCGGGCTGGAGGCAGCTTACGGGCTGGCCAGGATCGGCGCCAAGGTCACTGTTCTGCATCTGGCCGACCGGTTGATGGAGCGCCAGCTCGACCGCGAAGGTGCCGGCCTGCTCGCAGGCGAGATCACGGCGCGCGGCATCGACATCCGGCTGAACTGCACGGCCGAGCGCTTCGTCGGCGAGGGGCGCGTCGAGGCGGTGGAGTTGACCGATGGCAGCGCGATCCCTGCCGATCTTGTCGTCGTCGCCATCGGCGTGCGCCCGCGTGTCGATCTCGCGGTTGCCGCCGGGCTCGACGTCAATCGCGGCGTCGATGTCGACGACGGCCTTGCCAGCAGCGATCCTTCGATCTTCGCCATCGGTGAATGCGCCGAGCATCGTGGCCTGGTCTACGGCCTGGTCGAGCCGGCCTATGAGCAGGCCCGGGTGCTGGCGATGCGGCTTGCCGGCGGGACGATGCGCTATACCGGCTCGTTGCTGGCGACCAATCTCAAGGTCAGCGGCGTCAGCGTCTTCTCCGCCGGTTCTGTCGAACCGGGGGAAGACGACGAGGTCTTGCTGCTGCGCGACCCAGCGATGGGGGTCTATCGCAAATTCGTGCTGCGCGAGGGGCGGCTCGTCGGCTGCGTCCTCGTCGGCGATACCACCGGCGCGCTCTTCTACCTCGGCTTGATCCGCTCGCAGCAGGACATCTCGCCGATCCGCGCCGATCTGCCCTTCGGCGAAGCCTATTGCACTCCAAGGGCGGCCTGA
- a CDS encoding CmpA/NrtA family ABC transporter substrate-binding protein, with the protein MTLHLRIGFLPLVDAALLVAAADTGIAEAHGLALELVRDVSWSNLRDRLHVRLLDAAHMLAPAAIASTLGIGGVTAPMAAPILLNLNGNALTVSARRFEEMARVATGDLADPLVSAKALATLISARKASGLPPLAFAAVFGFSCHTYLLHDWMALAGIGLGEDVRLEIVPPVRTVEALASGEVDGFCAGAPWNTLAVESGVGAILHCGVDLMPDLPEKVLAWRADDVDRRSEAVSRLNAALIEASRWVSNEANWPSLASLLAASDRLAAPAALIEAILRGDIVQGGGRPLRQVPSYIRFDTVAIRPDPAHADRVLAAMARAGQVVVTPELTERARAVFRPLVTELA; encoded by the coding sequence ATGACCTTGCACCTGCGGATCGGGTTCCTGCCGCTGGTCGATGCGGCCCTGCTGGTCGCCGCCGCCGATACCGGAATCGCCGAGGCACATGGGCTCGCGCTCGAGCTCGTGCGCGACGTCTCCTGGTCGAACCTGCGCGACCGCCTGCATGTGCGCCTGCTCGATGCCGCGCATATGCTGGCGCCGGCGGCGATCGCTTCGACGCTCGGCATCGGCGGCGTCACCGCGCCGATGGCGGCTCCGATCCTGCTGAACCTGAACGGCAACGCACTCACCGTCTCGGCGCGCCGGTTCGAAGAGATGGCGCGCGTCGCGACAGGTGATCTGGCGGACCCGCTGGTCTCGGCCAAGGCGCTCGCGACGCTTATCTCCGCCCGCAAAGCCTCCGGTCTGCCGCCGCTCGCTTTCGCCGCGGTCTTCGGTTTCTCCTGCCATACCTATCTGCTGCACGACTGGATGGCGCTCGCCGGCATCGGGCTCGGCGAGGATGTCCGGCTCGAGATCGTGCCGCCGGTCCGCACGGTCGAGGCGCTCGCCAGCGGCGAGGTCGACGGCTTCTGCGCCGGCGCGCCTTGGAACACCCTGGCAGTGGAGTCCGGCGTCGGGGCGATCCTGCATTGCGGCGTCGATCTCATGCCGGACCTGCCGGAAAAAGTGCTGGCCTGGCGCGCCGATGACGTCGATCGGCGAAGCGAGGCGGTCTCGCGCCTGAACGCGGCGTTGATTGAAGCGAGCCGCTGGGTCTCGAACGAAGCGAATTGGCCTAGCCTCGCCAGCTTGCTCGCGGCCTCCGATCGCCTCGCGGCGCCCGCCGCCTTGATCGAAGCGATCCTGCGTGGCGATATCGTCCAGGGCGGCGGGCGACCGCTTCGACAGGTGCCGTCCTATATCCGCTTCGACACCGTTGCGATCCGTCCCGATCCAGCTCATGCCGACCGCGTGCTCGCCGCAATGGCGCGGGCCGGGCAGGTCGTGGTCACGCCCGAATTGACCGAGCGGGCGCGGGCAGTGTTCAGGCCGCTCGTCACCGAGCTGGCGTAG
- the ntrB gene encoding nitrate ABC transporter permease, whose translation MGQAALKSASTGAEVIVLPASGAEVVALPHATGKPLRERFAPLAKSVLVNLVPPLITVALILLFWQIAASGPQSSLPPPTKIWTEAKDLITEPFFWAGSQDIGLGWRILVSLQRVAIGFGLAAIVGILLGALVGQSVWAMRGLDPVFQVLRTVPPLAWLPLSLAAFRDSQPSAIFVIFITAIWPVIINTAVGIRNIPQDYRNVAQVLRLNQVEFFFKVMVPSAAPYIFTGLRIGVGLSWLAIVAAEMLTGGVGIGFFIWDAWNSSRLSDIIVALVYIGVVGFVLDRLVAFVGTIVTRGTVVN comes from the coding sequence ATGGGTCAGGCTGCCTTGAAATCGGCGAGCACGGGGGCAGAGGTCATTGTCTTGCCGGCAAGCGGCGCCGAAGTGGTGGCGCTGCCGCACGCGACCGGAAAGCCGCTGCGCGAGAGATTTGCGCCGCTGGCAAAGTCGGTGCTCGTCAATCTGGTGCCGCCGCTGATCACGGTCGCGCTGATCTTGCTGTTCTGGCAGATCGCCGCCTCCGGACCGCAATCCTCGCTGCCGCCGCCAACGAAAATCTGGACCGAAGCAAAGGACCTGATCACCGAGCCATTCTTCTGGGCCGGCTCGCAGGATATCGGGCTCGGCTGGCGCATCCTGGTTTCGCTCCAGCGCGTCGCCATCGGCTTCGGCCTCGCTGCGATCGTCGGCATCCTGCTGGGGGCGCTCGTCGGCCAATCGGTCTGGGCGATGCGGGGCTTGGACCCGGTCTTCCAGGTGCTGCGCACCGTGCCGCCGCTGGCCTGGCTGCCGCTCTCGCTCGCCGCCTTTCGCGACAGCCAGCCCTCGGCGATCTTCGTGATCTTCATCACCGCGATCTGGCCGGTGATCATCAACACCGCGGTCGGCATCCGCAACATCCCGCAGGACTACCGCAATGTCGCGCAGGTGCTGCGGCTGAACCAGGTTGAGTTCTTCTTCAAGGTGATGGTGCCCTCGGCGGCGCCCTACATCTTCACCGGCCTTCGGATCGGCGTCGGCCTGTCCTGGCTCGCCATCGTTGCGGCCGAGATGCTCACCGGCGGCGTCGGCATCGGCTTCTTCATCTGGGACGCGTGGAACTCCTCGCGTCTCTCCGACATCATCGTGGCGCTCGTCTATATCGGCGTGGTCGGCTTCGTGCTCGACCGGCTGGTCGCCTTCGTCGGCACGATCGTCACCCGCGGCACGGTCGTGAACTGA
- a CDS encoding CmpA/NrtA family ABC transporter substrate-binding protein: MTKTVKTTVAVLQAGPSRRDFLNLTGAAAVAAAAKLSFPSGAFAQAAGPEVKGTRLGYIALTDAAPLVIAKEKGLFAKYGLPDMDIAKQASWGATRDNMALGFKSNGIDGGHILRPKTHLYSTGKVMQNGQPLPMYTLLNLNEDSQAISVANEYKDLNVQKDASALKAAFERKKAAGKELTAAMTFPGGTHDLWIRYWLAAGGIDPDNEIKLITVPPPQMVANMKVGTMDCFCVGDPWHEQLVNQNIGYTAVTTGELWFKHPEKILGMRADFVDANPKATQAILMAVMEAQQWADKMENKQELAELVGKRQWFNVPVADILGRLKGDINYGNGRVAKGTNLQMKFWGEGGSTSYPWKSLDTWFVTENIRWGKFDTNTDIKALVDKTNRSDLWSEAAKTLGVAGAPTGDSRGVETFFDGVKFDPAAPLDYLKALKIKRVA, translated from the coding sequence ATGACCAAGACCGTCAAGACCACGGTAGCCGTTCTTCAGGCCGGGCCGAGCCGTCGCGACTTCCTGAACCTGACCGGGGCGGCCGCGGTCGCCGCCGCTGCCAAGCTGAGCTTTCCGAGCGGCGCCTTCGCGCAGGCCGCTGGCCCAGAGGTCAAGGGCACGCGCCTCGGCTACATCGCACTGACCGATGCGGCGCCGCTGGTCATCGCCAAGGAGAAGGGCCTCTTCGCCAAATACGGCCTGCCCGACATGGACATCGCCAAGCAGGCCTCCTGGGGCGCGACGCGCGACAACATGGCGCTCGGCTTCAAGAGCAACGGCATCGATGGCGGCCACATCCTGCGGCCCAAGACGCATCTCTACTCCACCGGCAAGGTCATGCAGAACGGCCAGCCGCTGCCGATGTACACGCTGCTCAACCTCAATGAGGACAGCCAGGCGATCTCGGTCGCCAATGAATACAAGGACCTCAACGTCCAGAAGGATGCCTCCGCCCTGAAGGCGGCTTTCGAGCGCAAGAAGGCGGCCGGCAAGGAACTGACCGCCGCGATGACCTTCCCGGGCGGCACCCACGATCTCTGGATCCGCTACTGGCTCGCCGCCGGCGGCATCGACCCTGACAACGAGATCAAGCTGATCACCGTTCCGCCTCCGCAGATGGTGGCGAACATGAAGGTCGGCACCATGGACTGCTTCTGCGTCGGCGATCCCTGGCACGAACAGCTCGTCAACCAGAACATCGGCTACACGGCGGTGACCACCGGCGAGCTCTGGTTCAAGCACCCCGAGAAAATCCTCGGCATGCGTGCCGATTTCGTCGACGCCAATCCCAAGGCGACGCAGGCGATCCTGATGGCGGTGATGGAAGCTCAGCAATGGGCCGACAAGATGGAGAACAAGCAGGAACTCGCCGAGCTTGTCGGCAAGCGGCAATGGTTCAACGTGCCTGTTGCCGACATTCTTGGCCGGCTCAAGGGCGACATCAATTACGGCAATGGCCGGGTTGCCAAGGGCACGAACCTCCAAATGAAGTTCTGGGGCGAGGGTGGGTCGACCTCCTATCCCTGGAAGAGCCTCGACACCTGGTTCGTCACCGAGAACATCCGCTGGGGCAAGTTCGACACCAACACCGACATCAAGGCGCTGGTCGACAAGACCAACCGCTCGGATCTCTGGTCGGAAGCCGCCAAGACGCTCGGCGTGGCTGGGGCGCCGACCGGTGACTCGCGCGGCGTCGAGACCTTCTTCGATGGCGTGAAGTTCGATCCGGCGGCGCCGCTCGACTATCTCAAGGCGCTCAAGATCAAGCGGGTGGCCTGA
- a CDS encoding response regulator transcription factor produces the protein MRRLIGTSELMDATSRERLVIVEDDPVTRTVISGYFVDQGFLVEETETMAQARQTVRRFKPDLIFIDVVLPDGDGFELARELQAVSDAGIIFVTHRDADIDRIVGLELAGDHYVGKPVDLRDLLARARSLLRRRKIERDMARRNITVTFGPFNMDLRRRELATINGDPIRLTRGEFDLLAALVESEGHPLTRDYLIEVVSNRDTSVDARSVDALVARLRKKLGDTGKAGMIRTVSGTGYKLGVPVERDI, from the coding sequence ATGCGCCGGCTGATCGGGACATCAGAGCTGATGGATGCGACATCTCGTGAGCGGCTCGTCATCGTCGAGGACGATCCTGTCACCCGCACGGTCATTTCGGGATATTTCGTCGATCAGGGGTTTCTGGTCGAGGAGACGGAAACCATGGCCCAGGCCAGGCAGACGGTCCGGCGCTTCAAGCCGGATCTGATCTTCATCGACGTCGTCTTGCCGGACGGGGACGGATTCGAGCTCGCCAGGGAGCTTCAAGCAGTGTCCGACGCCGGCATCATCTTCGTGACGCATCGCGATGCAGATATCGACCGGATCGTCGGGCTGGAGCTCGCCGGCGACCACTATGTCGGCAAGCCCGTCGATCTGCGCGACCTGCTCGCCCGCGCCCGTTCGCTGCTGCGCCGGCGCAAGATCGAGCGCGACATGGCGCGCCGCAACATCACGGTCACCTTCGGCCCCTTCAACATGGACCTGCGGCGCCGCGAGCTTGCGACGATCAACGGCGATCCGATCCGTCTGACCCGCGGCGAATTCGACCTGCTCGCGGCTCTTGTCGAAAGCGAAGGCCACCCTCTGACCCGCGACTACCTGATCGAGGTCGTCAGCAACCGCGATACCTCTGTCGATGCACGCAGCGTCGACGCATTGGTCGCGCGCCTGCGCAAGAAGCTGGGGGATACGGGCAAGGCGGGCATGATCAGGACCGTCAGCGGAACCGGCTACAAGCTCGGTGTTCCCGTGGAGCGCGACATCTAG
- a CDS encoding nitrate reductase, translated as MRHDAPLAAVAATRTTCPYCGVGCGVLATPDGKGGATIAGDPDHPANRGRLCSKGSALGETLGLGTRVLHPLKRSARGAYTQISWDEALDAVAAGFWRVIDRHGPEAVAFYLSGQLLTEDYYVANKLMKGFIGSPHVDTNSRLCMASTVAGHRRVLGSDTVPGNYEDLDSADLIVLVGSNAAWCHPVLFRRIQQNRSDRSARVVVIDPRITATAEDADLVLPLKPGSDSVLFAGLLVHLADAGLIDRAYVERHVAGFDAALANAREIAPDLAAVAALTGLPESDISSFYALWAGTPAVVTAWSQGVNQSAQGTDKVAAILHCHLATGRIGQPGSGPFSLTGQPNAMGGREVGGLANMLAAHMGYSPAEVDRVRRFWGAPRMAQAEGLKAVAMMDAVADGRIKAMWVMATNPAVSLPRADAVQAALRGLDLFVVSENVLSNDTLAAGPDFILPAAAWGEKDGTVTNSERRISRQRAFLPLPGEVRPDWWIVCEVAKRLGFSEAFAYAGPHQIYAEHAAISAFENEGSRDFDIGAHADLTRHAYDGLAPVQWPVPVGKPEGTARLFAEGGFFTADRKAKMQPLATPTLAAATSEAFPLLLNTGRVRDHWHTMTRTGLSARLSAHIAEPTVLLHPEDAARYSLADKGFARIATAHGAVVLKVALDPGAQPGSLFAPIHWSAENASDARIGAAVQPFVDPFSGQPEMKATPAAIAPVSFRSRGFLLGGDGFVLPEGSWWTRVAVESGQGRLFATQVDAAEIMQLAREAFGPEGLLEMVDAERGLYRCALIRDGRLAAALFLGPDHDAPVWDAVKLAFAGGEVDPRQRLALLSGRSLDGAADQGPTVCACFGVGLNAIRAVFAEGAAITVEDIGRKLKAGTNCGSCLPEIRRIGAQQRVEVPA; from the coding sequence ATGCGCCACGACGCCCCGCTAGCCGCAGTCGCAGCGACCCGCACGACCTGCCCCTATTGCGGGGTCGGCTGCGGCGTGCTGGCGACGCCGGACGGCAAGGGCGGCGCGACGATCGCCGGTGATCCGGATCATCCGGCCAATCGCGGCCGGCTCTGCTCCAAGGGCTCGGCGCTCGGCGAAACGCTCGGTCTCGGCACCCGCGTTCTTCACCCCCTGAAGCGCAGTGCCCGCGGCGCCTATACCCAGATCTCCTGGGACGAGGCGCTCGATGCTGTTGCGGCCGGATTTTGGCGCGTCATCGACCGGCACGGTCCGGAGGCGGTCGCCTTCTACCTCTCAGGCCAGCTCCTGACCGAGGACTATTACGTCGCCAACAAGCTGATGAAGGGCTTCATCGGCTCGCCCCATGTCGACACCAATTCCCGGCTCTGCATGGCCTCGACCGTCGCCGGCCATCGCCGCGTGCTCGGTTCCGACACCGTGCCGGGCAATTACGAGGATCTCGACAGCGCCGACCTGATCGTGCTGGTCGGCTCCAACGCCGCCTGGTGCCACCCGGTCCTGTTCCGCCGCATCCAGCAGAACCGATCCGACCGCAGCGCCAGGGTCGTGGTGATCGACCCGCGCATCACGGCGACAGCCGAGGATGCCGATCTCGTCCTGCCGCTGAAGCCGGGCTCCGACAGCGTGCTCTTCGCCGGGCTGCTGGTGCATCTCGCCGATGCCGGCCTCATCGATCGCGCCTATGTCGAGCGCCACGTCGCTGGCTTCGACGCGGCGCTCGCCAATGCCCGTGAGATCGCTCCCGATCTGGCGGCAGTCGCTGCGCTGACTGGCCTGCCCGAGTCGGACATATCCAGCTTCTATGCGCTCTGGGCCGGCACCCCCGCCGTCGTCACCGCCTGGAGCCAGGGCGTCAACCAGTCGGCGCAGGGCACCGACAAGGTGGCCGCGATCCTGCACTGCCATCTCGCTACCGGCCGGATCGGCCAGCCGGGCAGTGGCCCGTTCTCGCTGACCGGCCAGCCCAATGCCATGGGCGGGCGCGAGGTCGGCGGCCTCGCCAACATGCTCGCCGCCCATATGGGCTATTCGCCGGCCGAGGTCGATCGCGTCCGCCGCTTCTGGGGCGCTCCCCGCATGGCGCAAGCTGAAGGCCTCAAGGCGGTCGCCATGATGGATGCCGTCGCCGATGGCCGCATCAAGGCGATGTGGGTGATGGCGACCAACCCCGCCGTCTCGCTGCCGCGCGCCGACGCGGTTCAGGCGGCGCTGCGCGGACTCGACCTCTTTGTCGTCTCCGAGAACGTCCTTTCCAACGATACGCTCGCCGCTGGGCCGGATTTCATCCTGCCGGCCGCCGCCTGGGGCGAGAAGGACGGCACCGTCACCAATTCGGAGCGTCGCATCTCGCGCCAGCGCGCTTTTCTGCCACTGCCCGGAGAGGTCAGGCCGGACTGGTGGATCGTCTGCGAGGTCGCCAAGCGCCTCGGCTTCAGCGAGGCCTTCGCCTATGCCGGACCGCACCAGATCTATGCCGAGCACGCCGCGATCTCGGCCTTCGAGAACGAGGGCAGCCGCGACTTCGACATCGGCGCCCATGCCGATCTGACGCGCCACGCCTATGACGGGCTCGCCCCGGTGCAGTGGCCAGTTCCCGTCGGCAAGCCGGAGGGCACGGCCCGGCTCTTCGCCGAGGGTGGCTTCTTCACCGCCGATCGCAAGGCGAAGATGCAGCCGCTCGCCACGCCCACGCTTGCCGCCGCGACCAGCGAAGCCTTCCCCTTGCTACTCAACACCGGCCGCGTCCGCGACCACTGGCATACGATGACGCGCACCGGCCTGAGCGCCCGGCTCTCGGCCCATATCGCGGAGCCGACTGTCTTGTTGCATCCCGAGGATGCGGCCCGTTACAGCCTGGCCGACAAGGGCTTCGCCCGCATTGCGACTGCCCATGGTGCTGTCGTGCTCAAGGTCGCGCTCGATCCCGGCGCCCAACCGGGCTCGCTCTTCGCGCCGATTCACTGGTCAGCCGAGAACGCCTCCGACGCCCGCATCGGTGCCGCCGTCCAGCCGTTTGTCGATCCGTTTTCCGGCCAGCCCGAGATGAAGGCGACGCCGGCTGCGATTGCACCGGTCTCGTTCCGCTCGCGCGGCTTCCTGCTCGGCGGCGACGGCTTCGTTCTGCCGGAAGGAAGCTGGTGGACGCGCGTCGCCGTCGAAAGTGGGCAGGGGCGGCTCTTCGCGACGCAGGTCGATGCCGCCGAAATCATGCAGCTCGCCCGCGAGGCCTTTGGTCCCGAGGGGCTGCTCGAAATGGTCGATGCCGAGCGCGGGCTCTATCGCTGCGCCCTGATCCGCGATGGCCGGCTCGCCGCGGCCCTCTTCCTCGGACCGGATCATGACGCCCCGGTCTGGGATGCGGTGAAGCTAGCCTTTGCCGGCGGTGAGGTCGATCCGCGCCAGCGCCTCGCGCTCCTCTCCGGCCGCAGCCTCGATGGCGCCGCCGATCAAGGCCCAACGGTCTGCGCCTGCTTCGGCGTCGGGCTGAATGCGATCCGCGCCGTTTTCGCCGAGGGCGCAGCCATCACGGTCGAGGATATCGGCCGCAAGCTGAAGGCCGGCACGAATTGCGGTTCGTGCCTCCCCGAAATCCGCCGCATCGGCGCGCAGCAACGCGTTGAGGTTCCGGCATGA
- a CDS encoding ANTAR domain-containing response regulator, with protein MTSDIKILVVDANPIRAAIIEEGLREAGFGAIIRVSETKGLVAAIGQHDPDVVVIDLENPSRDALADMFQVSRHVRRPITMFVDQSDAGQIEAAVEAGVSAYIVDGLRKERMKPILQTCISRFNAFSKLREELDEARSQLDERKLVDRAKGIVMRLKGLGEDEAYALMRRTAMNEKRKLADIARSIITAAEVLK; from the coding sequence ATGACGTCAGACATCAAGATCTTGGTTGTCGATGCGAACCCGATCCGGGCCGCCATCATCGAAGAGGGCCTGCGGGAGGCCGGCTTCGGCGCCATCATCCGGGTCAGCGAGACGAAGGGGCTGGTCGCGGCGATCGGGCAGCATGATCCCGACGTGGTGGTCATCGACCTGGAGAACCCCAGCCGGGACGCGCTCGCCGACATGTTCCAGGTCAGTCGCCATGTCAGGCGGCCGATCACCATGTTCGTCGATCAGTCGGACGCCGGCCAGATCGAGGCCGCGGTCGAGGCGGGGGTCTCCGCCTATATCGTCGACGGCCTGCGGAAGGAGCGGATGAAGCCGATCCTGCAGACCTGCATCAGCCGCTTCAACGCCTTCAGCAAGCTGCGCGAGGAACTCGACGAGGCCCGCTCGCAGCTCGACGAGCGTAAGCTCGTCGATCGCGCCAAGGGCATCGTCATGCGCCTGAAGGGGCTGGGCGAGGACGAGGCCTACGCCCTGATGCGCCGCACCGCGATGAACGAGAAGCGCAAGCTCGCCGACATCGCCCGTTCCATCATCACAGCCGCCGAGGTGCTGAAATGA